The Palaemon carinicauda isolate YSFRI2023 chromosome 24, ASM3689809v2, whole genome shotgun sequence nucleotide sequence TTATCTATCACAGTTATGGAGATCTTTATGGCATCTTcttggcatcaccctatatcagggTACTGCTTACTGACCCACACCAAATGGAATAGTTGGACATTTTCATCGTAATATCATAGTATCTGCATCGATTCCAATTGGTTTCTACAACTTCCCTGGGGGTTTCTCGGATTGAGGACCCCTTCCCAGGACACCATGGATGTCTTCGTCACTGAAATAGTATACCTAACGCGAACTTTTAGTTTTCCCAGCCAAACGTTTTCCGCCCTCCACTTCCTCTGAGGATTTCCAggcgtcagacttacaagccccaatcAAAGCAGCATATACCAAAAGACCTACACATCACAAATGAGTCTATGTTCACACCAACGCTTGCAAGTCATCTGTCTTGCTCCCACACATCAGTGAATCCTTACCATCTGTTGTTTTTTGAAAGCTTTTCTCCTGAACGTCAATGAAAAAGAGGATTGGATCACCAATTAACACCTTAAACATGTGTATCTTCAACAGGATGACCCTCCAACAGTATGGTTCTGTAGAACAGGTCACCTCTTTGAAATTCATGCCTTTTTCAGGAGGGGAGACATCTCATGTGGGTGTAGCAAGCAACGTTAACACCAATAAAGAAGGCTCCCCCATCTACGTTTCTTTCCATACTATCAGCATCAACGGACTCCTCGTAAAGCGAATTTAAACTCTAAGATTATTTTGTTGATATGCTATCTACTGTATTTCCATGCCTATATCAACGTTTGACAAAAACCTTAAGCTCTAAACAGGTAATTGTTACTCTTATGTGGTTTAGTCACAATACTTATAAGATATATGCGTTAGGTTGCAATATAAATCACCGATGAGAAgataaaatttatctttaaaacGTAATGTGAATAGGATGCTGTTATCACCCTAGATATACATGCAAAAGCTTATTTCTCCTAAAGAATACTAATTGATGGCAACTACAACATCTACATCTATAAGATAGAAGCGTCGTATTTAGGAAGctctgtttacaaaaaaaaaaaaagaaaaaagggttgTCCAAAAAGCCATCCTCAAAATTGTATGCATCCCGTCAACAATACCGAGGGTGACAATGGCTATCACTACCTCTCCAGCGGGTTTCCCCAACCTTTttccatatttatatgtatacacacacacacacacacatacacacacacacacacacacacacacacacacatatatatatatatatatatatatgtatatatacatatatatatatatatatatatatatatatatatacatatatatatatatatatatatatatatatggaaaagaggTCAGCGTATCTGTTGAGTATTTGTAATGTTACTGGCAATGCTTACTACTAGCCGTTAGGATGTTTTGGACATAATTTCAAAAGGTGGGATATACCCCTAGTTAATCATAATTTTGCCCATCATGGAGTACATCTGTGAAATATTTCTGACTCTTGTATGTCAAAAAAAGTTTCAAGATCACCATAAGTGGCCGAAGCAAGGTACGGGACAGTGTCCTAGAGGACGGCCATATATTCATATGTTATCACCCAATTAACCCCACCACTTACCAaataccagggagggccatgcaatggctacaCAGAACTCAGCGGGTAGACTTGGAGGATCACTTTAGTTCCCCATCCTTCACCCACAAGtacggtgaggttacagacaataaTAGAACTCTTACGTTTGATCGGAACTCGAACTCTCAACAGGTATGTGattaaaagaaatttaagaaacactgttaacaTACATCAAAATTGAATTTCATCACCTGATGAAGAGGACTTCACGAATTTACAAATACAATCTTTTTATTGTCCAACTAAAGTATTTAACGTgcacataaaaaagagaaaaataaatacatattggtagttgtaaaatatcaataaagaaGGGGCCTGCCAGTATATTTTTAGGTTATGTATCtagttttaataaataaaaaattttccccaatgtaatattatgtttttttttattctggagaAATTTAATCCTAATACATTTCATTTATATCCTCCTTAATATAGTGGCTTTTAAGACCTGCTATTCACTTAATAAAATCCCAAATTCAAACAGGAACATCCATTGTAACTTTAATTATCAATATGTTTATTCTGTATCCATAAATAGTAGTTATCAAATGTATACTTTTTATGGTGATATCTAAAAGGTTTCATCTAGTaactcacttaaaaaaaaaaatagagagattaGAAGAAAATATACTTGAGCTACCAACATACTGAATTTTCCACCAAACACTCTCTTTCAATTGTAATTCATATATTAACCGATATTGGtcagtttaatgagagagagagagagagagagagagagagaggagagagagagagagagagagagagcgccattgGATGGAGGTATAACAGTTTTGCCTACGTTCAAGTGAACCATTAATGCATTTGATGTATTTGCTATAATAGTAATAAACTTCCATTTGATTGACCCAAACTTGGTTTGAGTGAGCATTCAAACTATCTCTATAAAGCGCCAAGCGATGAAACGAACAGTAGGTGTTTTAATTGGAACTAGCATGAATACTATTGACAAAATTACAGATAAAAAATTTTCCAAACAGCAATTTAGGCTGCATGATTATATCTTTTAGCGTAATAATGTAAGCTTTACGTATTTTCCCtagaatttgtttattgttttacgaAAGTAAAATAATAATGGATATAAAAATTGCACTTtaggttttatttatttgtttaatttgattttgttttattatagGTGACGTTCCTCATGGAATGGGGATTTTAATCGTGGCTTCAATTGGGTTTCCaggtaaaataaaaagatattcccTTTTGTGGTAGATCACATTAAATCTATATAACATGAGCGTAAATCACTTCTAATACATTTTCATCATTTATCAGTTAAACTGACTAGTAaacaatacaaacatacatacatacatatatatatatatatatatactgtatatacatatgcagatatgtatatgtatatatatatatatatatatatgtaaatatatatatatatatatatatatatttatatatgtatatatatatatatatatatgtatatatatatatatatatatatatatatatatatatatatatattacatatatatatatatatatacatatatatatatacataaatatatatatatatatatatacatatatatgtatatatatatatatatatatatacatatatatatgcatatatatatatatatgtatatatatatatatatgcttatatatatatatatatatatgattgtgatggtcatatatatatatatatatatatatttatatatatatatatatatatgtgtgtgtgtgtgtgtatgtgtgtcacaaatcaatatatctgcgtatatatttatatatcagccctgtattatattgatgtataaggattttttttttatcatcagaagcattttatttttgtttattgttataattactgtttatatatggtcttattctacagtttatttctgcgtatatatttatatatcggccCTGTATTTTATTgatgtataatgatttttgtatatcatcataagcattttatttcgtttgttataattactgtttatgcacggtcttattctatcgtttttcatgttaaagtagttgaactgttatttactgaaaataatgagtgtaaaacttgtgtgcttgttctattgttacgagttaacgctagtttctttattttattttgtaatatgtacataaagtctttcacaacagatgtcgccccgctattcatggatacatatttattgttatagaattggtgcttttgcggagtccttggcAACGAGACGAGGCGACATCTAAACCTTTGTTTCGAGGGGAAGacacaaccggtggtgcttctaacgcacgtgttataacGGGATTTCTCTCTCTACCAGTTTACGACTGGAAGTgcgagaggattattattattatactgtgaactattatattacttaagaagttttgctcaataGAGCGTTTTTGGgcagtgtatgctgcggtttgtgactttatattgaagtgttaataaaggctatacgagaatagcgaaattaagcagaatagtcttattttattttcacacctgccaattattgaacctgagttgtgacaagtggcgaccgtgacaggattggcaACAGTGAAAAGATATAAAGGCTGGAAGTAGAAGTCATGGAAACCTTCAAAGAATATCTTGCATTGGCAAAAGACTACGGACTGGACGACAAGAAGGCCATTGAGTTTGCCGAGCACAGGGttcaagcagaagaaaagaatcttgagggagaagagagactgaaaaggtatgacgctgagcgtgggaaggctttggccgaactagaagagaaggagcgggagGGACAGTATGCACTGGAAGAGAAggagcgggagcgacgacatgaactagaaataaagaaacttgaactagAGGCAGCAAGATACCATGAAGAGGCACCGACAGTGATCAGTAACCAATCTCCTAAAGCAAAGATCCCAAACCTCCCGGAGTTTGTGGATGGTAAGGATGAGCTTGACAGCTACTTGTTAAGGTTTGAGAGGTATGCTAACACATACAAGTGGGACAGGTCAACTTGGGCCTCGTCTCTCAGTGCTCTTTTGACAGGGAATGCCCTTCTAGTCTATGGTCGGCTTTCTGACGATGATGCAAAGGACTATGAAATTTAGAAGAAAGCTCTCTTCAGAAGATACGAGCTTACTGAGGAAGGATTCCGTAAAAAGTTCCGGAACACGCCCCCAGAAGACGGAGAGAGCCCTGCACAGTTCATTGTCAAGCTCAAGAACTTTTACAAGAAGTGTATGGAACAAGCTGGCGCTTATGAGACTTTTGCAGAGCTTCAACAGCTGATGATCAAGGAGCAGTTCATGAATGCAGTCGCAAATGCACTGTAAGTTCATTTGAAGGAAAAGGCCCCTGCTAATCTGGATGACCTGGCAAAGGCAGCCGAGCAGTACCTCACAGCTCATGGAACTGAGCTCTCTAAGGAGGCTAAGGTAGCTAAAAAGCCTGTGTATCGAGCACCTAAGCAGACAGGACCGAGTGCTGTTGAGAATCCTTGGCATGGGGCCAATGAGCAAGTCATCAAGGGGACTTCAGCTAGAGTGGTAAGGTGCTACAGATGCAACCAGCTTGGCCACATAGCGTCGAAGTGTCACCTCTTGGATCAGTCAAGGGGTCCTAGAAATGACAAAAAGTGTATGTTCTGTGAAAAGTTTGGTCATGATATCCCAGAATGCaggaaattaaaaaccatcaaaaccgCTTATTTGGATGTTGAGAAAAGTGTTGATGAGGCACAGACACCTGTGGCACAAGTCTCTCCCTTCTGTTCAATCAGTGGCCCTCCTCCAGAAATGGAAGTAGCTAAGGTAGATGCTTGTATCAAGGAAGGAGAGCTTTTCCTTGAGAATGGTTTTGCAGTCCCTTGTATGAATGCTTGTGTTCCAAGCAATGAAGACTCAATGCCAGTGACAAAGGGTCGAGTAGGATCCCACATTGTTCAGGTGTTGCGTGACTCTGGATGTAGTAGTGTGGTAATCAAAAAAAAATTTGTTGATCCTGATCTTTACACTAGAACCTTAGTGCTGGTCACGCTTGCTGACAATTCCTTCCGGAGAGCTCCAATAGCTAAAATCCACATCAACACTCCATACCTGATTGGAGAATTGGAAGCAGTTTGTCTTCCTGACGCCCCCTATGATCTGCTAATTGGAAGCGTCCCATGTGCAAGACCAGCTGAAGACTCTGACCCAGCGTGGCAGGACACCTGTGACCAGGAGACCTGTGCAGTAGCAACAAGGGCACAAGCAACGCGAGAGGGTAAGAGACCCTCTCCACTGGTAGTGCCAGGCAGTAACCTGTACAAAGAAGTCGATAGGGATGAAGTTTGTCGACTACGGAAGAAAGATGACACACTCAAGAAGTTTTAGGCCTCTAAAtaagagagaaaaggaaggcaagtaATCCGGTTCGTAACCAGGAAACAGTTATTGTACAGGACATTTGTTCATCCAGACATCAACCATGGGAATCCAGTCTCCCAAGTTATGGTTCCTAAACCACTGAGAACAAAAGTCCTGACATTAGCAAATGAATCTACCTTAGGGGGCCACCTGTGTGCtaagaagacaaaggagaagatcCTCAGAGAGTTCTACTGGCCTGGAATGGGTGCTAACATAACTAAGTTCTGCAGATCTTGTGACATCTGCCAGAAGATGATCAGCAAAGGTAGGGTGACAAAAGTACCTCTTGAGAAACTGCCAATCATTGATACTCCATTCAAGAGGGTGTGtgtggatataattggtaagataCATCCACCATCTGAGAAAGGACACCAGTTTATCCTCACTATGATGGACCACGCCAGTAGGTATCCTGATGCAGTGCCCTTGAAGAACATTGACTCTGAATCAGTTGCAGAAGCTCTGGTAGATATGTTTAGCAGGGTAGGGGTGCCTGAAGATATATTAAGTGATCTTGGAACACAGTTTACCTCTGACTGCATGAAGGAAGTAGCTAGACTCCTCAGCATGCGACAACTTACAACTACTCCATACCATCCAATGTGTAatggattggtggaaaagttcaatGGAACTCTAAAGCAAATGCTGAAAAAGTTATGTCAAGAGAAGCCTAATCAGTGGCACCGGTATATCAATGCTGTGCTGTTTGCTTACAGAGAAGTCCCTCAAGAGTCGACAGGGTTCtccccctttgagatactatatggaagatctgtaagagggcaaatgcagattttgagggaactatggacaaaagacattgaagagccagaagtcaagagtagctataaatatgtctttgagctcagggaaaaaatggaagagaccatgaaactagcaaatgaagcactgaagttggcacaaggGCGATACAAACATTACTATGATAGGAGATCCAGGCCTCGGAGTCTTCAGGTAGGCGATCAAGTACTGATTCTACTCCCTACAGACAGCAATAAGCTACTCATGCAATGGAAGGGTCCATTTAATGTAGAGAATGTTGTAGGCAAGAATGATTATGgtataaacattcatggaaaagttaaaccttttcatatcaacatgttgaagaagtatcttcaaagagcaaaagatataatcttagatacagcgtgtgctgtgtttgacaatgttagcaactcaagtatagacatccatgaggatgaagagttgctggagatagcaccaacctctggatcagaatcaataaaggatattatgtttggcttaaaccttgacctgcatcaggaacgtcaaatcaaagaacttgtgcgggagtatgaagatatctttacggacATCCCTGGAACATCAAACAAAGGTGAGCATAAAATAGAACTTACATCGCATGAACCGGTGAGGAGTAAGCCATACCCGGTACCATATGGTGTCAAAGCATCTCTTAGGAAAGAGATAAAAGGTATGCTAGACATGGGGATCATCCAGGAGTCAGCATCACCTTATGCTTCGCCAGTGGTGATGGTAAAGAAATCTGATGGGTCAAATAAAGTACGTATAGACTTTAGAAAACTTAATCGTATTACTATATTTGATCGAGAACCAATGGTTACAGCAGATGATATTTTTGCCAGGTTATCAGAAagcaatttctttacaaagattgatttcaccaagggctactggcagatcaaggttcgatcagaagatgtcccaaagacagcttttgttactcctgatggccaatatgaatttcttaagatgCCTTTTGGGATGGTTAATGCAGGAGCCACATATGTTAAGTGTATGCGAACACTTCTTAAAGGTCTCGATAATGTGGAAAGCTATATAGATGACTTACTGGTACACACAAAGTCATGGCCTGAACATTTAGAAACCTTGCAAGAGCTATTTCAGCGTATTCGAAATGCAAATCTCACTGTTAGGCCAAGCAAGTATATTTTGGCTTCAGAAATGGTGCAATTCCTTGGGCATGATATCCAGGGAGGCACTTTGAGTCTTCAGGAAACCAATATTAGTAAAACTCAATCAGCCCCACAACCAAAGACTAAAAAGGAGGTTAGAACGTTTTTAGGACTTACAGGATTTTATCGTGCTTATGTCCCAAACTATCCAACCATTGCTGCTCCGCTATCTGACCTGACAAAGAAGGGGAAAAGCAATTTTGTACAGTGGCAAAAAGCCTCAAGAGAAAGCATACAACAGTCTGAAGTCTATACTGGTTAATAAACCTGTCCTGCGCCTTCCAGACCTAAACAGAAGATTCATCTTGAGAACAGATGCTTCGGACGTGGGACTAGGAGCAgtgttacttcaggaatatgaggatGGTTTGTTCCCCGTGAGTTTTGCCAGCCGTAAACTGTTGGACAGGGAGCAAAGATACAGCACTATAGAGAAAGAGTGTTTGGCTATTGTGTGGGCTCTAgagaaattcaaaatgtatttgtatggtgTTGACTTCACGTTACAAACTGATCATCAACCTTTGGCATTTTTGAACAGTTCGaagtttacaaatgacagaataatgagTTGGGCAATGTTCTTGCAAAATCATCGATTCAGAGTAGAAGCAATAAAAGGTAGTTCAAACG carries:
- the LOC137618313 gene encoding uncharacterized protein, coding for METFKEYLALAKDYGLDDKKAIEFAEHRVQAEEKNLEGEERLKRYDAERGKALAELEEKEREGQYALEEKERERRHELEIKKLELEAARYHEEAPTVISNQSPKAKIPNLPEFVDGKDELDSYLLRFERYANTYKWDRSTWASSLSALLTGNALLVYGRLSDDDEKAPANLDDLAKAAEQYLTAHGTELSKEAKVAKKPVYRAPKQTGPSAVENPWHGANEQVIKGTSARVVRCYRCNQLGHIASKCHLLDQSRGPRNDKKCMFCEKFGHDIPECRKLKTIKTAYLDVEKSVDEAQTPVAQVSPFCSISGPPPEMEVAKVDACIKEGELFLENGFAVPCMNACVPSNEDSMPVTKGRVGSHIVQVLRDSGCSSVVIKKKFVDPDLYTRTLVLVTLADNSFRRAPIAKIHINTPYLIGELEAVCLPDAPYDLLIGSVPCARPAEDSDPAWQDTCDQETCAVATRAQATREGKRPSPLVVPGSNLYKEVDRDEVCRLRKKDDTLKKF